The Lutibacter sp. A64 genome segment AAAACGGGATTACTTTAAAAAATAGTTTTGAAATAGAAAAAATAAAAATTGGCAATCCATTTATTGATATTGAAGCTAAAGATTTAGAAGGAAATATTGTAAAACTTTCAGATTTTAAAGGCAAAATAATTGTTTTAGATTTCTGGGCATATTGGTGTCATTACTGTCACGAACAGAATCAAGAAGAATTTCCAAAACTTAAGGAGAAATACAAGAATGAAGATTTTGTGATTATAAGTTATTCAGTTGATGTAAATAAACAAGATTGGGAAAAATCTAGTAAATCTGATAATATTGACTGGGTTAATATTTCTAATTTAGAAGGTGTAACTGATAAATATGTAACTCAATATGGAGTCCAAGGATATCCAACAAGTTTTATTATTGATAAAGATGGAACTGTTCTCAAACAAATTAGCGGCTATGTCTATAATGCTCTTGAATCTGAATTAGATAAAATATTCTCTCGCGAAGAATAGACACACTCTTGAGTGTCTTTAAATGTTCGGGGCAGGGCAGAACGTGAAAAAAATGTTTAGTAAACATTTTTAGTGAATGAGCCAGAAGGCGCGAAGGCATTAAATTTATTATGAAAAAACAATTTTTAAATTTAGGAAAAGCTTTAAATAAAGCTGAACAAAAACAAATTTTTGGAGGAGTTTCAGACGGTTGTCGTATTGCAGTCAGAAACTCAGATGGTTCTTTTGCTCACTGGTCAACTCCTGTATATTTTTATGAAGAAGTAGAAGGGGATTATGCCTCTGGAACAGTATATTCAGATGGAAGTTATGCTTCTGGTTATAGCTGTGCAAGTTGTTAATAAAAGTTAATTAATTATAAGGTGCTAGTTTAAAACTAGCACCTTATTTATCTATAAATTATGAAAATAAGTTATATAATATTTTTTTTTATTTTATTATTTACATCCTGTAATAATAATGTACAGATTAAAAAAAATGAAGAAAAAAATAAAAATGAAGCAGTTTTTGTTATAAAAAATCAAATGGAAGGGGTAAATGTTTCTTTATATAAAGATATTAATTTTAAAACGTTTGAAAAACCTCATTTATATACTAAAAAAATAATTGATACAATAAATTTAAATATTAATCCATATGATATTGTTTATATTTCTTCAAAATACAGCGCAAAAGAGAAGATTTATGTAAAAGTTGGTGATACAATTTATATTGAGTTAAAAGATAGCATACTTAATTTTTATTCTAACAGCAATTTAAATTAATTCATAAAATCATTTAAAGGGGATTTACCAAAAAATTTCATCTTAGATTCTATAAAAAAAACATTTTATCATATAGATTCAACAAAAGCTATGAATTTAATGGCAAATCAATTTGAAAAACCAAACCCAGTTTATAGATACAAAATAAATAGGAAAAAATTTGTTGATGACACCTTAGGAGTAAATTGGCTTTTAAATGAAGTAATTTCGGAAAATAATAAACAACTTTTAATGATTGATGAGGTATTTAACAAAAATAAAATTGATAAGAGTTTAATGATTTTTTTAAAAAATGAGTCAAATAAAAATCTATTTTCAACTTTGCTTTTAAACTATAATTTTTCTAAACTCAAAATATTTCTAAATAATCTGAAATCTGAAAAATTTATAAGTGAAAGTAGTTTATTAAATAATAGATATAAATATGAAATTTTAATAACATATATTAATCTAGTAGTACTAAAAGGTAAAGTTGAAAAATCAAGATCGAAATTATTTATTGATTATGTTGAAGCATATAAGATCTTGCCAAATTTTTTATCAGGAAATTTATTAAAAGATGCAAGGAAAATTTGTTTGCATAATTCTTTTCAACAAGGTGAGGAGGTTTCAAAAATTTATTCTATTTATAATGATTTCAAACTAAATTATAAAGACTCGATTTTCATAAATTTTTTAGATGAAAAATATTTAATCAAACTTAAAAAAATAGAAGATAGTTTAAATATTAATGATGTTTTTCTCATAAATGGAAACAAACAAAAGATTAATTTAAAGGAAATCATAAATCAAAATAAAGGCAAGCTTATTTATATAGATTTTTGGGCTAGTTGGTGTGCTCCTTGTAAAGAAGCTATGCCAAGTTCACAGGAGCTGGTTAATGATTATAAAAGTAAAGAAGTTATTTTTATATATGTTTCAATAGACAGCGATTTTGATAAGTGGGAAAGAGCATCTAAGGAAGAAGATTTATCTATATATAAATATAATGTACTAGCAATTAATTACCCAAAAGCAAATTTTTATAAAGAATTGAATTTAAAAACAATACCTCGTTATATTTTATATGATAAAAATGGAAAGTTAGTCCATAAAAATGCTCCAGGACCTGATGGTATAGAAATAAGGAAATTATTAAATGAATATTTGAATAAATAGTTTTGAGAAAATTCCCCAATTACAAACAAACCGAAGCCAAAGATTGTGGTCCTACGTGTATTAAAATTATTGCCAAATACTATGGTAAAATTATTAATACACAGCAACTACGTACTTTAAGTGAAACCACAAGAGAAGGCAGTAGTTTATTGGGTTTAAGTGAAGCCGTAGAAAGTATGGGGTTTCGTTCTTTGGGTGTTAAACTTTCTTTTACCAAATTATTAGAAGCTCCGTTACCTTGCATTGTACATTGGAATAAAAACCATTATGTAGTTGTTTATAAAATTAAAAAAGGAATAATTTATATTTCAGATCCTGCTCATGGTTTAATAACATATACTAAAGATGAATTTATAAAACATTGGATTGGTAATAATGCTGATAAAAATACAGAAGAAGGAATAGCGCTTCTGGTAGAGCCAACACCTTTATTTTATCAAGAGGAATTTGATAAAGAAGAGCCTTTTGGATTCAATTTTATATTTAAATACTTATTCAAATATAAAAAATTTATTGTACAGTTAATTATTGGTTTATTAGCGGGTAGTTTATTACAACTAATTTTTCCTTTTTTAACACAAAGTGTAGTAGATGTTGGTATAAAAAATCAGGATGTTAATTTTATATATTTAATTCTTTTTGCACAATTATTTTTATATATAGGAAAAGCAAGTCTTGAAATTATTAGAAGTTGGATTTTATTACACCTTAGTACACGTATTAATATTTCATTAATTTCAGATTTCTTTATAAAATTAATGAAGTTGCCAATTTCATATTTTGATGTTAGAATGACTGGTGATTTATTACAGCGTATCAATGATCATAAACGAATAGAACGAATTTTAACAACCTCATCTTTAACAATTTTATTTTCGTTTTTTAATTTAATTATTTTCAGTTTTGTTTTAGGATATTATAGTTTTCAAATTTTAGGAGTTTTTGTTTTAGGGAGTGTATTTTATATTGCTTGGGTATTATTTTTCTTTGAAAAACGAAAAGAACTAGATTACAAACGTTTCTCTCAAGTAAGTCAGGAACAAAGTAAAGTTATTGAGCTTATCAACGGAATGCAGGAAATTAAATTACATAATGCTGAACGCCGTATGCGATGGAATTGGGAGTATGTTCAGGCTCGTTTATTTAAAATTTCTACAAAAAGTTTAGCATTAGAGCAAACCCAAAGTGTGGGTTCAAACTTTATAAATGAACTTAAAAACATGTTCATTACAATTTTATCCGCTAAATTAGTTATTGATGGGGAAATTACGTTGGGTATGATGATGGCAATTAGTTACATAGTTGGGCAATTGAATGCTCCAGTTATCCAATTAATTGGCTTTATGAGAGACGTTCAGGATGCTAAAATATCTTTAGATAGGCTTGGAGAAATTCACAACAAAGAAAATGAGGAAAACGAAGGTGATGAGAAAGTTACTAATATCCCTTTAAATGCTGCCATAACATTAAAGAATATCTCTTTTAGATATACTGGCGGACTAGAACCTGTATTAAAAGATGTATCATTTACGATACCGACCAATAAAACAACAGCTATTGTTGGTGTTAGTGGTAGTGGTAAAACTACTTTAATGAAATTACTACTCCGTTTTTATGAGCTTGATAAAGGTGAAATTTTAGTTAGTAATTTTAATTTAAAAAATATTTCTCAAAAAGTTTGGAGAGCGCATTGTGGGGTTGTTATGCAAGAAGGCTATATTTTTAATGATACTATTGCTAAAAACATAGCTGTTGGAGAAGATTATGTAGATACAAAAAAATTAATTCATGCAGTAGATGTAGCAAACATTTCAGATTATATAGATGGACTTCCTCTGGGTTATAATACGAAGATTGGAAACGAAGGTTCTGGGTTAAGTACAGGGCAAAAACAGCGATTGTTAATTGCTAGAGCAGTTTATAAAAACCCTAAATATCTATTTTTTGATGAAGCAACTTCTGCCTTAGACGCAAATAATGAAATGGTAATTATGGAGAAGTTAAATACATTTTTTACTGATAAAACAGCTGTGGTTATTGCGCATAGATTAAGTACTGTTAAAAATGCATATCAAATAGTGGTTTTAGATAATGGTAAAATTGTAGAAGTAGGAAATCATGAAGAATTGATAAAACAAAAAGGTAATTATTACAATCTAGTAAAAAACCAACTAGAATTGGGTGGTTAAAGATATTCTCTCGCGAGGAATAGACATAAACTGTGAGTGTCTTTAAATGATCACAGCTTTAATAAATATTAATTTTTTTAATTATGAAAAAACAATTTTTAAATTTAGGAAAAGCTTTGAGCAAAACAGAACAAAAAGAAATTTTTGGAGGTCTACACGAATTAACATATAGTGATGGTGGAAACGATTGTAATAGTGGTTCAATGTCTTCAGGTTGTCCATGTCTTTATTCTAAACCTCAACAGTGTTCTTCAGGTGTTTGTTCTCATGATAGTCATATAATGGGAAAATGTCAATAATTTTAATAAGCCTAGGAATTATAATTCCTAGGCTTCAAATAACTTTTTAAATGAAATATATCTTATTTTTTTTAATTATATCATTAGTAGTAAATTGTAGTGACGAAAAAGAACTACCAAAACAAAATTATTCAATAGCTGTAAATATTAATGGTATTAAAGATAGTGTAAAAGCTGTCTTCTATAACATGGAAACTCTCCAACCTATTGACTCAACTTATGTTATCGATAATAAATTTAAATTTAGAGGTTTTATAGATGAACCATCATCAGGATTAATTTATTTTACGAATAGTACTATTGAAAAATACCCAACAATACTATTTTGGATTGATACTACAAATATAAATATAGTTGCAAATCTCAAAAGTTTAAATGTTAAGGATAATGCTACTTGTTTTCTGAGAAAGAGTCAAATTAGTGGGTCTAAATTGAACCATTTAGTCATTGATTATAAAGAGCAGGTAGATTCATTAATATTAAACAGAAAAATCGCAATAAATAATTCTAAGACTGAACAGGAAAAGGAACTAATTTCAAAAAAATATAAATTACTTCAAGAAAAAAACGATTCTCTTTTTGTTTTTAATAATTATAATAATTATTTCAGCATAAAGAAAATTTATGATGAAAGGAACTTTAGACCAAAACCTTTTATTAATAGATATTATCACTTATTAAATGATTTTTATAAAAAATCATCTAAAGGAAGATTAATATTCAATTTTTTACAATCAAATATAATTAAAGAAGGTGATTCTCTGAAAGATTTTTCAGGAATGACCTTAAATAATAAAAAAATAAGCTTGTCAAATTTTAAAAACAAAGTTGTGTTATTAGATTTTTGGACAAGTAATTGCCCTCCTTGTAGAAAGCAAATAAGAGAAGAGTTTCCAATTTTATTAGAAAAATTTAAAAAAGAAGAATTTGAAATTGTAAGTTTTTCTTTGGATTCAAACTATGAGCTTTGGAAAAAAGCGAGTTATGAAGATAAAATAAATTGGATAAATATTTCAGACCTTAAAGGGTTTTATAGTAGCATTGTAATTGATTATGGTATACAATTAATACCAAGAACCTTTATTATTGATAAAAGTGGGATTGTGAATAAATCATTTACGGGCTATAATAAAGGACTTATAGAAAAAGAATTAACTAACATATTCTCTCGCGAAGAATAGACACAACCCTTGAGTGTCTTTAAATGATCAAGGCTTTATTAAATAATTAAATTTTTATATTATGAAAAAACAATTTTTAAATTTAGGAAAAGCTTTAAATAAAGCTGAACAAAAACAAGTTTTTGGTGGCTTACATGAATTGACACAAGAAGAAGATGGTTGGTGTAGTGATGTTTGTACTTTAGAAACTAATGCTGGTTGTCCAGCAGGTCAGGAATGCTTTGTGGGGTATTGTGATAATGCGCAGACAAAAATGTGCAGATACATATAGAATAACAATTAGCCTTAATAGATATATTGAGGCTAACTTTACGATTAAACAACTAATAGGATGAATTTCAAAAAACACATAGTAATTATACTAATATTTGGATTGTTGGTTAATTGCTTTAAAACCAACAAGAGAACAGAAAATAAGAATATTTCTATAAATCTTTATTTGTCAGATCAAAACGATATTGCTTTTGATAATTCATATACTAACATTGGTGCCTATTCTTATATTGAAAAATATCCTAAATATTATTCAGAATTAATAAAAAAGTATAGCTTAAGTAATAATGATTCAGTTGTTATTGCAACTTTGTTTACAGATTTTGACAAATTTAATTATGATTTATACAAGAAAGGGATAATTGAAAAAAGCACCATTATCAATAAGAAAATTGATACAATAAAGGAGTCAAAAAAAATAAATTATGACCAATTTTCAATTGCTGTATATTTTAACAATAAGATGAGAAAAATCATATATGATCAAAATAATAATAATACCTTTTTAGATGATAGTATTCTTAAGTTTAGTCAAGAGTTTAATAAAAATGGAGAGTCATTTAAATTAGTAAACAAAGATCTTATCTTAAATTATAATGAAATCAACACCATAAATTTAAATAGAAAAATTAAAATATTTCCAGCATTAAATGAAGCAATGTTTAGACCATCTAAAAATATAAAAACAATAAACTCTAGATTGACGGTCGAATTTTGCGATTATTGGAAAGGAAACTTAATAATTAAAAAGAAGAAATATGATGTTGCTGTACAAGGAATATTCAATTCTTTTTTGCAAATACTTATAAAACCTTCTTCTGAAAAATTTAGCAACAAAGATTATATTTATAATAATAATTTTGCTTATAAAATTAAGGATACTATTAAATTAGAAAAAGATTATTTTTTAATTGATAGTTTAGCTAATAATATGAGTAGTTTATATATTTCTAGAACAGATTTCAAAGGTGAAAATCTAGGTCATAGAAAAGGTCAAAAAATGAAAAATTTTAAACTCAATGATTTGCTAGGTAAGCAATTTACGATTAATGAAATTAGTAAGGACAAGCAATTTACATTATTAGATTTTTGGGGAACTTGGTGTAGCCCTTGTAAAGAATTAACGCCAAAATTGGTGAAACTCGAGAAGAAATATTCAAAAGTAATTTCAATTGTCGGGATTGCTTATGATGATTCAAATGAGAAGGTAATAAATTATACAGAGGAGCATAAAATGAAGTGGACACAAGCTTTTGTTAAGAGAGAAAGGATCTCATCTCAAATTCTTAAAGAATTAGGTATAAAACAATATCCTACATTTATTTTATTAGATAACAATCAAAAAATTATATATAGGAGTTCAGGTAAAGATGCACTTATAGAAATAGAAAAAAAATTCTCTCGCGAGGAATAGACACAAACCTTGAGTGTCTTTAAATGATTAAGGGATTAATAAATATTCAAATTTTTATAAAATGAAAAAACAATTTTTAAACTTAGGAAAAGCTTTAAATAAAGCTGAACAAAAAAGTGTTAATGGAGGTCAGATACCTAGTTATTGTTTTGATAATGAGCCTGGATATCGAGAAGAATGTAGAGAAATAGCATTAGGTGAGTTTGCAGATGGTGGTTGTCCTACTTGGAATCCTTGTTTTAGTTCGGGACCAATGGGTTGTACTGATATGTGTATGAGCGATCCAGGAAGCCGATAAGCTTTGTAATATTATATTAAAGGGGGGTAATTAATTGCCCCCCTTTTAATAATTTACTGTAATTAAGTTATTTAAAGATTTGAATAATGTCCATAGAAAATAAAGATATACAAATACGTAGCGAAGAAGTACAAGAAATTTTAACCTATGTGCCTAATTGGATGATTCGTTGGGGAATAACGTTGATATTTGTCATAATTCTTATACTTTTAATTATTTCCTGGTTTGTTAAATATCCAGATGTAATTACTGCAGAGGTTGTGGTTACTACAAAAATTCCACCGGAAAAAATATTTGCCAAAACAACAGGGCAAATAGAAACAATTTTGGTTGAGAATAGTGGTAAAGTTTCTGAAAATACCATAATTGGAGTAATTGAGAATTCAGCAAATTATAAAGATGTTTTATTGCTTAAAAGTATTTTAGATACAATTACAATAAATAAAAATAATTTTGTTTTTCCAATGGATGAATTACCTTTTTTATTATTGGGAGATATTACACCTAACTTTTCAAATTTTGAAACTAATTACTCAGAATATGTTTTAAATAAAAAGTTAAAACCTTATTCAAGTGAATTTTTAGCAAATAATTTAACATTGTCTGAAATTAGAAACAGATTAGATATTCTAAAATCACAAAAAAAATTAAATGAAAGCGAACTAGAATTTAAGCAAAAAGATTTAAATAGAAGTAAAATATTATTTGAAAAAGGAGTTATTTCAGCACATGATTATGAGAACAAACAATTAGAGTTTACTCAGTATAAAAGAGCTCTTGAAAATATGAGCACTTCTATTTCTCAGCTAAATGAAGCAATTGGTAATTCTAAAAACACTATTAAAAGTTCTGAAATTCGTAAAACTCAAGAAGAAACCAGATTACTAAAAAAAGTGATTCAGTCACTGTATCAATTAAAAAAATCTGTTAAAGATTGGGAACAGCTTTATGCTTTAAAATCTTCTATTACTGGAAAAGTTTCTTATTTATCATTTTGAAATGAAAATCAAACAGTAAATATTGGAGATTTTGTATTTACAATTATCCCTTCTGAAAATTCTGATTATATTGGTAAAATTAAGGCTCCTGTTCAAAATTCAGGTAAAATTAAAGTTGGTCAAAGTGTAAATGTAAGATTGTCAAATTATCCTGATACGGAGTTTGGAACTCTTACTGGTTTAGTAGAAAATATTTCTCTATTTCCAGATAAAGAAGGGTATTATTTGATAGATGTGTCGCTTGATAAAGAGTTGATTACTTCATATAATAAGAAAATTGAATTTCAACATGAAATGAGTGGCTCGGCAGAAATAATAACTGAAGACCTTAGGTTAATTGAACGATTCTTTTATCAAATGAACGGTATATTTAAAAGATAGAATATTCCTAAAAATAATACGGATTTTCAGTATCAAAAATATACTGTCTTACATTTACGCTAGTAAGGTTATTGACAATCTTTTTTACATCAATTTAACCACCCCTATTTGGGGTGGGCTTTTATGCTAAATAGTAAAATTAAATTTCATAGCTTTCCTCAAAATCTTTTTAAACAACTTTCCTAAAAACTTCGGTAAAGAAATAAACTTTTTAGAATTTCAAATTACGGTTTTCCCGTAATCCTAATTATTAAAAAGAATCAATATTTGTAGTCCTAAATAATCAAAAGAAATGAATTTAAAATTAAAGTAAAATCATAATTTCAATATAAAAATCGATTGTCTTGTGCTTTATTTTAATCCTTATAATTTAACCAAATTCTTTATATGAAACTTAACTTAAAAGTATTCTTCAAAATTATTCTAATTTTGATAAGTCAACTGGTAATAGCGCAAACTAAACAAATAAATTTAACTAGTGGAACGGTTAAAGTTCCTGCTATGCAATACAAACAATTTACTTTTTCATTTGCTGAAGGAGATAAAATCGTTTTTAATTTTAAAGAACAACAAAATAAAATTATTAATAAAGTAGAAATTTTTGAATTACCTTCAAATCTAAAGTTTTCAGATTTTAAAACAAAAAATATCACTAATAAAGTAATCACTGTGAATCAAGAAGGAATATACCTTTTTAGAATAACCAATGCTTCATTAGGCAAACGAATTTGCAATATATCAGTTGACAGGGTCCCTAAAGATATTTCTACAATTAATTTTAATTCCACGGTAGCTAAAAGAATAATTTCAGATACAACTTATACCACAAGAATTGATAGGAGATTAATAAAAAGTAAGTACCATACCAAAACTGTAATTAACAAACAAAAACACTTTATAAACAGCGGTACAAATTCAACATTTTTAGGAGGTAAATCTCGTATTGCAATTCCAGTTAACCTACCGCCAAATACAGTAGAATGGTATTATACATTTTCTGCATCTCGAAATGAAACAGATATTGATAATGTTTCAAGTGGAATGCAATTGGCATCTGAAATAACAAATTTAATTGATCAAACAGGGTTATTAAACTTTGGGATAAATCAGTTAAGTAAGCCCCCTGGGGCTAATTATTGCGATCTTTATTTAATTGACTATAGTAATTATAATAATTTCATTAATAAGCAGGAATTTTCGTATTATACATCTGGAACTAGAGAAAATTTAATTTCAGGTACCGTAAAAGTTGAAAATAACTCAAATCAACTATATCTTGGGTTAAAAAACCCTGATTCAGCACATGGGATTCATGTAGTTATAGGAATAGTAGCAATAACAAAAGAAGATATTTATGAAAGTTTCGAAGTAAAAATTCCACGTGTTACAACCAAAGAAGAGCTATATATTCAAGATTAAATCATGGTTTTTATTAATTTGAAAAAATATTGCCTTTTTAAATCAGATCAAGCTCGTGATTTTGAAAAGTTAAGAGACTTATGTAATCATATGGAGAAAATGATGGCAATTTAAGAGGTATTAGTTTTTTAGAAATTCAGTTGAAAGAAGCGTAAAACATTTTTGTTGAAAATTTTAAAAATGTAGAATAATTAGTGAAACTACAATAAAGAATAGTGGAGCTGAAATCGAGATTGTATTTGGGGAATATTCTGAAAGGTTATAAAAAATATTTTAGTGAAAAGAATGCATAAATGGTACATTTCAAGTCAAAAACATAGTTTAAATCTATACAATTCAAAGCTCTTTAAATAATCTTCAGAAAGTACGGTAAAACCGTAATTATACAAAATTGATTTACTTTAATTTTAAGCTACTATAAATTAAACAATATTAATATGAGTGGTGGAAATAATTATGGATACGTACCAACATCAAAATCTAAATTTGAATGTGAACATGGGATTATTATAACAATCCTTTCGACTATTGATGTTGCAGTACTATCTCAACATTTGAAGGGTGATATTTTAATTGTTAAGTTGTATAATAAGTCTGTTGTTTTAGAGAACGGAAATGGAGAAATATTAGGAAGTGTTATACATGTTAATGTAAACGAATTACGTGAATGTATTGAAAGTGGAAATAATTATTCTGCTGAGATAGTTTCAATTATAGGAATTGCTTGTAAAGTGAAAATTTCAAGAGATTAGGGATGATAAATATTATTGGAGGCACTTATAAAGAAATTAATATTGATGCAAATACATATTATATATTTGGTTCTGGATTAAGGTCCGTTGCTTTTATTCTGGAAAATTCGGAAGAAGAAATAGTATTCTATACAATTGCGAATAAGGAGGCTGAATGCCATTTGAATAATTATAAAAAAGTTTATAATAAATTTAATTTCGAAATTAAACATTCAAATGATTTATTAACATTTAAATATTTTTACTCGTTAGATAATCCAGAGATTTATCCAAATCCAAATTTATTGAAAAATAAACCAACTATTAATGTTTCAAAAGATAACTTGATTTGTTTTGGAATGTTAGATGGTAATTTTCAAATTGATGCAAAAAAAGTTGTATATGACCCACAAACTTCTTTAAATCCTATTAGATTTAATGTTAACAGTAAAGCAACAGAATTAATTTATATTGTCAATTCAAATGAAGCCAAATCAATTTCAAATTGCTCAGAAATGAATGATATAGTTAACTTTTTCTTTGATGTAGAAAAGGTTAAAGCTTTAATAATTAAGAATGGACCAAGTGGGGCAAATCTGTATTTAAATAAAGAAGAATTTCATAGGATACCTGCGTATAAAACTGAGAATGTTTCTAAAATTGGTTCAGGAGATGTCTTTACTACGTCATTCGCGTATTATTGGTTTAAAAAAAATGATTTGAGTCTTAAAGAATGTGCTAAAATGGCTTCAAAAGCTACATCAATTTTTTGTAATACTGAATCATTAAAAACTTTTACCTCGGAAACTAATCCTTCTAAATTTGATGAGTTTAAATCAGAAGCTTTAGATAGTAAACAAGTATATCTTGCCGCACCAATTTTTTCACTTTCAGATGTTATACTAATTGATAAAATTAGGAGTTCATTTTTGGGTTTTGGGCTTAAAGTTTTTTCCCCCTATCATGATGTGGGTTATGGAGATGAGCAAACAATAGCTGAAAAGGATATTAAAGGTCTTGATGATTCTGATATTGTTTTTTCTGTTTTGGATGGTTTGGATTCAGGAACTTTAGTTGAATTAGGCTATGCTATGTCAAAAGGTAAAAAAATTATTGGTTATCACAGAACGGTAAATATAGATTCACTTCTTATGTTGAAATTAGCGAATATTAAATATTATAATGATTTAACAACATCTATATATCAGACAGTATGGAGTCTATAAAAAAAAGTATTCTATTATCTGGAGGAATAGACTCAATATGTTTAGCATATCACTTAAAACCAGAAGTAGCATATACAATTGATTATGGTCAAAATTCGGCAGAAAGAGAAATTTACGTTTCGAAATTGATATGTCATATTTTGAAAATCAGACATGAAGTTATTAGAGTAAATTGTAAATCTTTAGGTTCTGGAAATTTAATAAATGAAAATTCGATTGAAGAATCTCCCTCTGAAGAGTGGTGGCCATATAGAAATCAGTTACTGATAACGTTATGTTTAATGAAAGCTATAAATGATAAGGTTGGAGAAATTCATTTGGCTTCTGTAAAAAGTGACTCATTTCACAAGGACGGAACTGAGGAATTCTACAAAATGTGCAATGATTTGTCTATGTATCAGGAAGGTGGAATAAAAATAATTTCCAATACAGTAAAATATTTTAGTCATGAGTTAGCAGTACAATATAACGTTCCTAAAGAATTAATTCTATTAGCTCATTCATGTCATATGTCAAATATTGCCTGTGGTAAATGTTCTGGATGCCTGAAACAAATGAGAGTAAGGCAAGAATTAAATATTGAATAATTACTTGAAAATAATAAAAAATCTAAAGCATCTATTTTTTAGTCTAACAATTTACATTAGTTTTAATTTAAAGCTCAAACAGTTTGTATAACCAAAACAGGATAAAAATATCACACAACAAGTTGTAGATATTTGAAATATTCAAAAAAAGAAATTACATTAGAAAAAGCAAAATTATTAAAATACCAAACTTGTTCTGTTTGTACGCCTACTTCCTCAAAAATTAATTCCTTAACTAAAACCACCAAATCAACAAATACAAGAAAAAATACTACAACTTCAAAGAGAGCTGTTGCTGTGCTGTATTCTGGTAAAACAAAATTAGGAGCGAGAAGTAAAAGAAATCGAAATAACAAGTGGTAGATACTATCAGCATTAAATAATAATTGTATTTTTTAATGAAGGCTGTTTTTAAATAATTTTTAGGAGTAAAAATCTATTTATACCTTTTCACGACTTTCAATAAATAAATCACAATAATCATGAACTAACAAACCAATATGAACTGTGTTAG includes the following:
- a CDS encoding PfkB family carbohydrate kinase; translation: MINIIGGTYKEINIDANTYYIFGSGLRSVAFILENSEEEIVFYTIANKEAECHLNNYKKVYNKFNFEIKHSNDLLTFKYFYSLDNPEIYPNPNLLKNKPTINVSKDNLICFGMLDGNFQIDAKKVVYDPQTSLNPIRFNVNSKATELIYIVNSNEAKSISNCSEMNDIVNFFFDVEKVKALIIKNGPSGANLYLNKEEFHRIPAYKTENVSKIGSGDVFTTSFAYYWFKKNDLSLKECAKMASKATSIFCNTESLKTFTSETNPSKFDEFKSEALDSKQVYLAAPIFSLSDVILIDKIRSSFLGFGLKVFSPYHDVGYGDEQTIAEKDIKGLDDSDIVFSVLDGLDSGTLVELGYAMSKGKKIIGYHRTVNIDSLLMLKLANIKYYNDLTTSIYQTVWSL
- a CDS encoding HlyD family secretion protein, giving the protein MSIENKDIQIRSEEVQEILTYVPNWMIRWGITLIFVIILILLIISWFVKYPDVITAEVVVTTKIPPEKIFAKTTGQIETILVENSGKVSENTIIGVIENSANYKDVLLLKSILDTITINKNNFVFPMDELPFLLLGDITPNFSNFETNYSEYVLNKKLKPYSSEFLANNLTLSEIRNRLDILKSQKKLNESELEFKQKDLNRSKILFEKGVISAHDYENKQLEFTQYKRALENMSTSISQLNEAIGNSKNTIKSSEIRKTQEETRLLKKVIQSLYQLKKSVKDWEQLYALKSSITGKVSYLSF
- a CDS encoding 7-cyano-7-deazaguanine synthase; its protein translation is MESIKKSILLSGGIDSICLAYHLKPEVAYTIDYGQNSAEREIYVSKLICHILKIRHEVIRVNCKSLGSGNLINENSIEESPSEEWWPYRNQLLITLCLMKAINDKVGEIHLASVKSDSFHKDGTEEFYKMCNDLSMYQEGGIKIISNTVKYFSHELAVQYNVPKELILLAHSCHMSNIACGKCSGCLKQMRVRQELNIE